A segment of the Sphingobacterium oryzagri genome:
CGCGATCGACCTCCCTTAACATCGCGATAGCGATATGGAATTTGAATACACTTTGCATTGGCAATTGTTTATCCGCCTGTATAAATACATGATCTTTACCGGCATTTCCTGCTACCGCAACGGCCACAACCGCATCTTTAGATGCTATAAACTCTTCGATAGTAGATTGCAGCGTAGCCACTTGAGCGGCGGCGGGCAAAACATACGATAACAGACTAAGCGTAAATAACGCAAGGAATTTGAATGCTTTCATAAAAAACAGTGCTAGTGTGTACTAAATATACAGGAATTATTATGGTTGGAACGATCTTATTTAAAATTACGACCTTTATGAAAAACACGGGTAGTTGTCGAATCATCGGCCTGTTCCAGATCAAGCAACCAGGCATTTTTATTAAAACACTGCTTAACAACCACATGAATAACCGAGCCCTCTATTTGCACAACTCCCGTAACAAGCAATAATTTTGATTGCAAGATTTCGCGTCTGTATTTTTCAAACAGTTTGCCCCAAATCACCAGATTGGCAAATCCCGTTTCATCTTCTATTGTTACAAATAATACGCCTTTAGCAGTTCCCGGACGTTGGCGAACAGTAACCAGACCGCAGACCTTCACAGGCATCCCATTTTTGACAATCGATAGCTTACTGGCCGAAACAACATGCAATTTGTCCAGCTTTTCGCGCAAAAAACTAACCGGATGAGCTTTGACAGACAAACCCATACTCGCATAATCTTGCACCACATGTTCGCTTTTTGTCATAAAAGGCAAAGCAATCTGCCCATCCGCGTTGCTCGTAGGCTGCTGACCTTTAAACATCCCGATTGGCCGATCTTTTACCGCCGATACCGCCCACAATGCCTGCCGCCGATCCAAACCGATGGATCGAAAAGCGTCTGCATCGGCTAGTTTTTCCAAAACCGCAACCGCGACAATTTCCGCTACAGCTTCCATAGATGTGTAGCCGGTAGACCGATGTACAATAAGTGCCTGAATATCGCTTTCCTGCAGCCCTTTTACCTGCCGAAAGCCTAAACGCAATTTGTGAAATTTTTCTGCAAACTTGCCCTCCAAAGTATTATCCCACTGCGAATAGTTAATATCGGCCGCTAATACTGTTACACCATGTTTTTCTGCATCGATCACAATTTGTGACGGATGATAAAAACCCATCGGCTGGCTATTCAACAAAGCGGCGGCAAACACATCTGGATAATAGCATTTGATGTAGCTTGACACATAAACCAACAAAGCAAAAGAGGCCGCATGGCTTTCCGGGAATCCGTAGCTACCAAAGCCCTCCAACTGCTTAAAAACCCGATTAGCAAACTCTTCGGAATATCCGCGAGCCATCATACCATCCACCATTTTTTTATGAAATTGGCTAACCTCTCCTTTCGCTTTAAAAGTAGCCATGCTTCTGCGCAAAGCATCGGCCTCAGCCGGTGTAAAGCCAGCGCCAACAATAGCAATCTCCATGGCTTGCTCCTGAAACAACGGAACTCCCTTTGTGCGCTCTAAAATACTTTCAATCTCCGGCGAAGGATAAGTAATAGCTTCTTCCCCACTGCGCCTCCGCAAATAAGGATGCACCATATCGCCTTGTATAGGTCCTGGTCGCACAATAGCCACCTCAATTACGAGATCATAAAATTTTTCAGGGCGTAAGCGTGGTAGCATCGACATTTGCGCACGACTCTCTATCTGAAAAACGCCTAAAGTATCGGCCAAGCTAATCATGGCATACACCTGCTTATCATCTTGTTCTACATTCGCCAAGGTCATTTCAACGCCGTAATGCGTTTTCACCAAATCAAAAGCTTTGCGAATACAGGTTAACATCCCCAGCCCCAGCACATCTACTTTCAGAAACCCCAAAGCTTCCAGATCATCTTTATTCCACTCAATATTAGTCCGATTTTCCATGCGTGCATGGATAATTGGACAAAGCTCGTGCATCTTACCTTGCGTAATGACAAAACCACCAGTGTGCTGCCCCAACTGTCGTGGAAACCCCATCAGTTGCTCGCTAAGCGTTAATATTTTACGAAAATGCGGATCTTTTAGATTAAACCCATGCTCTGCAAAACGCGCCGGATCGAGCTCGTTATCCCAATGCGAACCGATAGTTTGCGAAAGTCGGCCAAGCGCATCCATAGACAAGCCCATCGCCTTGCCCACATCACGCAAAGCTCCCTTTGCCCTTTCCTGCGTTACCGTAGCAACAATAGCTGCCCTATCCCGGCCATATTTCTCATAGATATACTGAATTACCTCTTCCCGGCGTTCATGTTCAAAATCTACATCAATATCAGGAGGTTCATCACGCGCATCCGACATAAAGCGAGCAAACAGCAATTTGATTTTAGTAGGATCGACCGAGGTAATACCCAAGCAATAACAAACAATAGAATTGGCCGCGGAACCACGACCTTGACACAAAATGCCCCGACTACGCGCAAACCGGACATAATCATACACCGTTAAAAAATAAGACGGGTAGTTTTTACGCGCAATAAACTCCAGTTCCATTTTGATCTGTTGCTCATAACCCTCTGGGATGCCTTCTTCAAATTGTCGTTTTGCACCTTCCCACACTAATTTTTCGAGCTCTTCTTGCGGCGTACGCCCTTCACTTGTTAATTCTTCCGGATACACGTACGTCAGCTCGTCCAATGAAAACCGACAAACATCTGCAATCGCCAAGCTGTTAGCTAAGGCTTCCGGATAATTTCGAAAAAGTCTTTCCACCTCCTCCACCGGTTTTAAATACCGCTCCGCATTGGCGTGCAACAAGTAACCCGCCTGTTGTATCGTGCACTTCTCGCGCACGCAGGTGAGTACATCCAACAGTTCCCGACGTGCAAGATCATGGCAGTGCACATCGCCTAATGCTACCATAGGCAACGCTAAATGGTTTGCCAACGCTTCTATCCGAAAGAGTCGTTTATGATCGTCGCCATGATACAAGCGCGAAGCTCCTAAGTACAACTGCCCGGCAAGCAAGTTTTCATAATAATGCATATCATCAACATAGGCCGTGGGCAAAGTGAAATCAGGAC
Coding sequences within it:
- a CDS encoding error-prone DNA polymerase — translated: MGYIELQVTSNFSFLRGASHPEELMESAVALGYEALAITDRNSLAGIVRAHVAAKKQRIRLIVGCRLDFVDCSSLLVYPQDRAGYATLCALLSTGNLRAEKGSCLLYKHDLETHREGLIFIAVPPDVLRPDFTLPTAYVDDMHYYENLLAGQLYLGASRLYHGDDHKRLFRIEALANHLALPMVALGDVHCHDLARRELLDVLTCVREKCTIQQAGYLLHANAERYLKPVEEVERLFRNYPEALANSLAIADVCRFSLDELTYVYPEELTSEGRTPQEELEKLVWEGAKRQFEEGIPEGYEQQIKMELEFIARKNYPSYFLTVYDYVRFARSRGILCQGRGSAANSIVCYCLGITSVDPTKIKLLFARFMSDARDEPPDIDVDFEHERREEVIQYIYEKYGRDRAAIVATVTQERAKGALRDVGKAMGLSMDALGRLSQTIGSHWDNELDPARFAEHGFNLKDPHFRKILTLSEQLMGFPRQLGQHTGGFVITQGKMHELCPIIHARMENRTNIEWNKDDLEALGFLKVDVLGLGMLTCIRKAFDLVKTHYGVEMTLANVEQDDKQVYAMISLADTLGVFQIESRAQMSMLPRLRPEKFYDLVIEVAIVRPGPIQGDMVHPYLRRRSGEEAITYPSPEIESILERTKGVPLFQEQAMEIAIVGAGFTPAEADALRRSMATFKAKGEVSQFHKKMVDGMMARGYSEEFANRVFKQLEGFGSYGFPESHAASFALLVYVSSYIKCYYPDVFAAALLNSQPMGFYHPSQIVIDAEKHGVTVLAADINYSQWDNTLEGKFAEKFHKLRLGFRQVKGLQESDIQALIVHRSTGYTSMEAVAEIVAVAVLEKLADADAFRSIGLDRRQALWAVSAVKDRPIGMFKGQQPTSNADGQIALPFMTKSEHVVQDYASMGLSVKAHPVSFLREKLDKLHVVSASKLSIVKNGMPVKVCGLVTVRQRPGTAKGVLFVTIEDETGFANLVIWGKLFEKYRREILQSKLLLVTGVVQIEGSVIHVVVKQCFNKNAWLLDLEQADDSTTTRVFHKGRNFK